The DNA window aacagcactcATGTCTAGTGTCTGTCAGTTATATAATAAGCTACAGcacattagcttagcttagcgatagaaaaaaagatgtaaacatAAAGGAACTTGGCCGGGGGCAGTGAATTTCTgatcctttgttatttttaaaactttgccTTTAGTTCAGATTAAATACAAGAtataatgtttttatatataaactTAGAGACTGTTGGCCTTATTTTGTCACTCCTGGGCAGAGCCAGTAGCTGTTTTCTATTTATacgatttttacattttacatttacatttttatagcctaacctttatttaatcaggtaaTTAATAATTAACACATTGAGATAAAAATCTATTTCACACGGCTGACCTGGCCaggagggcagcagcacacttCTTAAATAAAGATTACATGATAATgaaacagtttacaaacaataagttaagagtaaacaacaataaaaggagcaatatgtaagatatctactgtattaaatcataaaatgacctgactatagacattaaggaaacatgctatgttgaagtgctggcttctctgacaacaatgcagcagccagtgtgTCGTACTCCAAACATGTGTTTCCAGTCCGGCATGgtgcaaaccaacaggtgttgcaaattatGAAACCgggcaagcgaactggttcagatatgaCTGATTCTACCCAACCTAACAAGCCTTGGCATTTTTCAAATAAGCTCACTATTGGCGATGGAAAGAGGGTTAGAGCACAGAAAGGTTTCAGGACTGATGtggctggctaaacactgaatcTTCCGTGTCCGCGACATGGCATCCTgtgtttgaatttggactgcagtgtCAAATTTATtgttatacagtatattgtttttttaagattttaagcAAATCGGTTTGCAAATAAACTGCAGGAGTTGTGAACACAGAATAACAATTCTCAGTATAACAACTCTGTCAGATGGTCTCACGTTTTTTGTCACATAATAAAGAGCCAAAAGCTTCAAGCGAAATGAGGGGGCAGCAAAACTAAACACTCTTTTCCCGAGCTCTGTGCGGACACGAGGAACATACAGTTGAAAAACAGAGGAACAGAGACATAGTGGCTTTTGGATCTTTTGAGGCATGTTCATAAATAAGAAGGCGCTAAACCAAGAATAGCTTTATAAGTAAGACTAAGCCAGTGTTTATACTTGGGGTACCTTCAAGGATGTCCAATCAGATTTCGTAGACAAGTCACAGTGATGAGTAAATCATCTATAACCAGTAACTAATCTCAAGGCACTGTGCTACACAGCTAAGCAAAAGTAAGGATTGCCTGCTGAGGCGTGCAGATATATGTATCTTCTCTTTTTGTCAAGAAAGCAAATGAGaatatttcccaaaatgttgaaGTATTCCTTAAAGATGACACAGTTAAAACAGTAGCTTAATTTAGTAGACCAAATATGCAGTGTCACATTGATTCTGGTGCTTTGGTTATCATGTACTGTATTTGTTATTAGCAGGGCACTTGACTGAGGTAAAAGGATAATAGATATCCCGAAAAATAGTAATAATGGATGCATATAAGGGGTCCAtataaaatacatacatacaggcCCCCTAAATGTTATGCAACACCCCTGGTTATAATTTATATTACCATGAAGAGAGTCTAGCACGAACAGTTAAACAGGAGGCCACTCAATGGAATAAACCAAACTATGTTTCTTAAAAAAACTCTCATATACCCTTGATGTTATCCTGAATTGAATACCAGGAGACCCAGAGaatgattatttaaaaacatgcaaattcTGTCCATTTTTAAACGTTTGCAGCCCACTGTTAATATATACAGTGGCAGATGTTAACTAAAGAGTGTTGTTCAGATAGGAATacatttaagattttatttaagTCTGCAGTTGTGTGTGTACCAGatgggatttatttttaaatgtgtgaatgtaCAGTCGGAGATGTGTGGTGAATAGGTGTGGTTCTATTTCCAATGCATGAGAGGCAGAATGAAACAATCAAACTTTAGATCCTCTGAGACCACCTTGGTGCCTCATTCCACTTGCTGTAATACCTCTAAAGCCTTATCTACATTCACTTTAGAATATAGAAGCTACTGAAAGGTATATACAGATCAATTGATGAGGGGACTTTAGATTTTCACTTACTAAAGGAAGGTGATTCTGAGAAAATTCATACCTGAGCGGGTATTGAAAGTATGCTTCTTGTGCCTGGAATCGGTCCGGACAGGGAAAGCTGCCTCATCAGCATTCCCCTTCTGCCTTGCAGTCTTTGTGTTTGAGCGGTCTGTCCCTCTGAATGACAATATTCCTGAAGTAGCGCTCAAGCATTGTGTATCTGAACCATCCACCTCCACCTTCACACCACAAGCAGGTGCTATTTTCACAACCTTGTCGCCCCTGAGCTTTGGTAGAGAGCCTCTGCAGTGGCCCAAATTACTCTCTTGGTTATTGCATTTGTAGCCGTCCAATTTGGCCGATCTGGGTCTCCCGTAACCCAAATTTGTTTTGGCTACTTTGCTTTTCGTAGCATATCTTCGGCAGGATGAGCCACCGAGGCGAATAGAAAAGGTTGACCTGAACAAAGTGGGTTGACTTGCTCTTCTTTCCTCCAGTCCCACAAGGGAGATGCAAAGTGACTTGTCCAAAAACAGAACAGAGCTAGTAGACCTCAGAGGCACCTCCAGATGGACACAGGACCTGTAGGAAGGTTTCGAGGACAGATCTATTAAAGAGCAGCCCATCACATCCTCCTTTCTGTTGCTCTCTGTGTGGCTCTGTCTGTGTTGAACAAGTTGTGCTTTCCTCTTTCCCCAATCTCTCACTGCCAACCTATCAGCTGGTGAGTAGGCCTGTCTGAAGTTATTTGAGGTTACAATAGTAGAGTTCTGTCTGCTCAAGTCCGGCTGGGATTCTGGGACTCTCATTCTGCTCGTGGGTAAGATTCCTGTTCCAAAATGTTCGTTATGTGCAGAGAATACCCTCAAAGGCTGTCTTTGAGAGGATGGGCACAAAGTTTCCCGAGAGGTGGAGAATGAGCGCAGAACCTTCCGGGATGTGATGGTAATGGAAGAAAATGCTGTCTTTGGACTCCTTCCCAGCACATCTGGGACACTTGCAGACCTGGACAGGCTAGAAACACCACTGTAAGATCCTCTATCTGCAGTCTGAGAGAAGGCAGAGTGTGCTATTGCTTGAAGAAACACACTCTCCTTCTGCTCTGGCCCCCGCCACACTCCCCATGACAGCACATTCTTGTGCAGTGAAGCAGCAATATCCTTACTTGAGGCCtgtgaaaagagaaagaaaagacaaagctTCATATCAGAATTGAGCTTAAAGTGTGCAATTGACTCCTCTGTAAACTAAAAGATTTTCAACTCAAAATTAAACCGAGAAAGACTACAAATACAAAGATATCAGCCACTGTGAAATCTTTGGAAGCACTTattatctcctctcctctcctctctgtgaccTTTTTCTGTTTCCATGACAATGTGTTGTTTGATGGGCAGCACTGAGTGACAAATTATCAAAATAAACAACTAAAATGTATCTCCTGACAAAATCAAATAAACCAAACTCAAGGGAATTTGATCTCTTGCTTGAATGTTATTGTAAACCAGATTAATGAACATTGGCAGACATCACCTGACAAGATAAGCTATCACACATCTTATGGCAATGGCAAACAATTTTTCTTTGCTTGATATTGAGACATAGAATTGTTGAAGTATATTTATTTCTAGTTGATAGTGATAAACATTGATATAGATCTCCTTCTTAAACATTTCTAAGAActatcatttaaaatgaatttatcCAACCTCCagtattgaaaaatgaagccatgcGGATTTGCAACAGCCCCAcagttccttaagtgtccacttgagcgTGACCCCAAAGAACCTgggagtcacatacacatgcattcaacaatgcccatttttacagcagaacgacccaaaaaaaagattttggtctgaatagctgATGTAACTCACAACTTGTAATTTTATAaaggataagagttatgcaAAATTGGCGGCATGGCTGATCTGAATGCAAGCGGTTAACAGTCTGTCAGGTGGCCTGTGCAacacctcagctccacctctttgcctgtttccaTTTTGACCGAAACTTGggttgaaacaacatttttattataCAGCTGCTATCATCCGGCTTCAAAACATCTCTTCAGTGACCAAAGTATGACTGAGACGACTACCTTGTTTTATACTTTATGGTTATCCAATAGTAACCTCTGGGGCTTGAAAATGAAGGCAGTGAAGAATTTGCAAAAACTTCAGTTCCTCAAatgaccacttgaggctggctccaaaactcccaactttacagctgaataaagaaaaaatgttcaCAGCCAGATTGGGGTTTGGTCTCCAAAGATAATTTTCTCTTCAATGACAAATGTATGGGAGTAAAAATAATTACATAATCCACCAGTAAAAATTTGAATATCTTTAAGGTTATGCATAATTTAGGGTTGGCTGGTTTGAGCAACAGTCAGATGCTGCAAGCTGCCTGTTTGGCTTCACCAGTCAAGTCACTAAGTATCCACCATCTTATCCAAATATATTTACATCCAATAAACTAAAAGagaaaattatatttctttctccattcgtcctcctcctcctcctccatggcAAACTATCAACATTTTAtgatttcaaataaaataagtacACGACCCCCCTCTAAtgacacagttaagcagtgtaTCTGATTGCAGGAACAGTGTTTAGTAACTTTCCTGGTCATAGGTAGAGTACATCAGAGCTGTTTACCTCATTGATGTTGGGTGTCGATAGGCTTGGCGATGTCCAATTGCGGAAACCTCCTGACATCGACCAGCTGTCCTCTATGTTTTCATCCGTCAGTACTCAGCAGGAGAAGAAATATATATTGTTAACGAGAGAGTTGCTTCTGATTTTAACTCAGCTATAAACCCAAcatgaagattttcaaattTAAGTGCACATAAAAAGCATATACTCGACTTGAAACACATGTATTAGATTTACCTACTCATCACTAAAGCCCAGATATCCTGTCACTGAAAAACATCTTCCTGCTAATACTTCAATATCACATTGTTGAGTTCACTTTAGCATTACATCATTTATTGCATTCTAAGAGCCATTTTCATTTCTACctaaaactctctctctctctctctttctctcgctcacTCAGCTGATGATGAGTCTCCTATATTGGTCATGTGCCTTGCTTGTGTGGCACATTTTTGGGTGATTCCTCACTACCAAACATTAGCTTAAATGCTTAGCACTATTGTTTCAGAGTCACTAAGTATTTCAACTCTTTTATTCAACTTTCAGTATAATTCACTTTTTCAGTCATGATACCCCAAGTGCACTGCTCTCAATTGAATTGGTGCGAACCCCAATACAGTCAATAAAACCAAGATTAAAACAGATGGCGGCACAAGCCGCTCTGAATAAACATGTCAGGAACACAGAGCATTCATTCTGTGCTACACAATGTCACAATGAGACCTCGCAAATTGAAGTCACGTCTTTGGCCTGTTAAGATGTTTACATGAATGGTGCAGTGggtttaatacaaaaaaaagtaattattttCCCCCCTGTGTGCTCTTCTTTGAGGTGATTCACATGGGATGGGAATGCAAGCTCCAACAGCCATACGGAAATAGAAATGTATACATTTGCAGTTTCACCCCATTTTgcgtttgattttatttttttacccagCTAGAACGTGTAATTGGAGAAACAACAGCATTATTATAGTGTTGCACTCTATAAAAGAGGGGTGAATAGGAgtttgtttgtgagagagaaagggacGGTGAGCAGGgaccctgaggggaaattctacCTGACATGTGGAATTAAACAAGGTATCCTGAACAAAACTCAACAAACAATGGAGACGAAGGGTGACACGAGTCCGAGCAATTAAGATGGATAGGTTTTTAACATCCATTTGTACACTGTAGGAAAGAAATATGCAAATATGACTGCATATACGTTTGTCTATATTGCTACAGACAGGAGACAATTTCAAGGACAAACCAGAGTAAATCAGTTCGGAAACACAAGAAATGCAGATGCTTCCGAAGAGAACAAGGACTCGCTGTatggaaatggaaatgatgCAAATCATATGCAATTGTGTGGCCTTCACACTCATCAGAACTCAACTGAAGACATTTGGGAGGACGTGTTAGACAGCTCCTTACGCCCCTACAGGGAATATCTTAAGGGAGAATGGCGTTCGTGCCTTATTGAGTTCAGAGACTTGTAGAAGCTACAACAGGAGATATTGTTGAAGCAGTTCTGGAGACTGGATATACTGTATTGTATGTACAAGAATATTCTATTTCAAATCAGCCCTTTTTTCCTACAGTTTAAGTCtccttttaaaatctgacaGAATTAGATATTCCATCCAGACAGCAGAGGGTTCAGTGCTTTGGTCCAGGAGGTGGTGTATTGGCATTATGCTGCTGACCACCTTTTGGGTTCCTGAGCCATGTTTCAATAGAATGAGCTACTGCCACCTGTTAAAGCTTATGCCCCCGTCCAAAAGctgttaaaacacaacaaagggCTGCCTTAGGTTGCACTTGGTGGCTTGTTCTTTGATTACACAAAAAGGGGGGCATTTAAGTTATTGAGTCAATCCTACACACACCATCCtgcaacattaaatacatgCTGGTCTATCCTCAAATGCATGCTGGCAATCATACAAACAGGCTGGGTAAAAGCGACAAGAAATGCACGTTATCCTCTTTGAATTTTATGTGCTAAAATCTACACAGCAGGGTTTTTAGCATATTACACATCCGTTAAAAAAACCCATTAAGGATGCATATTTGTGATTGACCTTAAAGATTTATGTCATTGTAGCCTATGAAGCGCTGGAAAAATCCATACACAGTCAAGCACATCTTTGACTTTGGACTTGACACATGATTTGTCGTCATAAATTGTAGAAAATACCAAGCCATACTATTTAAAGCTAAACCTCATTCACTAACGCATGCCTCTGTGAGAGACATAAAATAGCATGCAAGGGGTGCATGAGAGAAAACATGCGAGTGGTGCATGAGAGAAAATATAGAAACATAGTGTTTCCGAGGGAGACAGATAGAGTGACAgtacagagagagcgagaacaGAGTTTGTTCTTGGCTGATGTGACCATA is part of the Labrus bergylta chromosome 10, fLabBer1.1, whole genome shotgun sequence genome and encodes:
- the LOC109987936 gene encoding (E2-independent) E3 ubiquitin-conjugating enzyme FATS-like encodes the protein MSGGFRNWTSPSLSTPNINEASSKDIAASLHKNVLSWGVWRGPEQKESVFLQAIAHSAFSQTADRGSYSGVSSLSRSASVPDVLGRSPKTAFSSITITSRKVLRSFSTSRETLCPSSQRQPLRVFSAHNEHFGTGILPTSRMRVPESQPDLSRQNSTIVTSNNFRQAYSPADRLAVRDWGKRKAQLVQHRQSHTESNRKEDVMGCSLIDLSSKPSYRSCVHLEVPLRSTSSVLFLDKSLCISLVGLEERRASQPTLFRSTFSIRLGGSSCRRYATKSKVAKTNLGYGRPRSAKLDGYKCNNQESNLGHCRGSLPKLRGDKVVKIAPACGVKVEVDGSDTQCLSATSGILSFRGTDRSNTKTARQKGNADEAAFPVRTDSRHKKHTFNTRSVDSRTWSKQTRSDETKERQDQDSSAEPPKVFISEKTFSSCKADSLEETPQTLSLKEALELFRPDFISRSQGRLKRLEKRAMRRRELQESNPDLVLDLREEGCRQRRKCTTPDPLSDNLFKPRERSISGREMQLRSRRIYNKLPEVTKKKEEEKKRAVSQSNRVRAEVFKKKLLDQILQR